One part of the Botrytis cinerea B05.10 chromosome 8, complete sequence genome encodes these proteins:
- the Bcrrp5 gene encoding Bcrrp5 produces MAPLDKKRKTGPTNDSFMRSKKTSESDDRPSKRPRAEEKEGKSTSTTKVPPATKISRVREEEVAFPRGGASVLTPLEHKQIQIDATRDVLFEQYGAKSSKPDGEDQEGADATKVKKKSKGKGKSKKAAHDSEVEEETVKIEGLSYKRLVSGSLVLGQVSQINATDIALSLPNNLTGYVPITAISDKVTERVEAIAAAEEDDADDEVEVEDIDLKKMFSLGQYLRAYVVSTSDDTNTATLGKGKRRIELSLRPQHANNGVTPQNLINNTTLMASVTSVEDHGLIMNIGLEDTGIRGFMGAKDIGYEVVLADVQEGAVFLCMVTGLSSNGKTVKLCADTQKIGNVKKSNYLTDAPTVDAFLPGTAVETLIVDVSSRGLTGKVMGMVDVTADLMHSGTSVMNQELEKKFKIGAKVRGRVICTFPNSDPQKLGISLLDHVTSLTQQQAGKPGNKVNPLDTLPLSTIVEEVTIKKVESGVGLFVDVGIKGIPGFVHISRVKDGKIETLEETTGPYKVGSVHRGRVLGYNSLDGVYLISLEKSVLEQPYLRIEDLKIGEVVKGKVEKLIVNDKGVGGLLVNLAENISGLVPETHLADIQLLHPEKKFKEGMAVTARVLSTDPGKRQIRLTLKKTLVNSESPALVSYDDITVGMQSPGTIVNILNTGAVVQFYGNVRGFLPVSEMSEAYIQDPNQHFKIGQVVNVHVLKVDPEAKKLTVSCKDPSVFGLAQQNALKNLKIGEIVSALVIEKSNDDISVEIQGLGLKAILPVGHLTDGSENKSRSSFKNIRVGQVLSDLAVLDKLEPKRLIVLTNKPALVKAAQNKTLLRMFDDVKEKKTVHGFVKNITLTAVFVQFGGGLTGLLPKNKIPEKNLRLPDFGFKKYQTIEVKVLTIDHGQRRFLLSMADATSDKKSNEPLAPGANQEAVNPIDETIKSIEDITLGRLTKARVSSVKDTQVNVQLADNIQGRIDVSQAFDSWSDIKSKKQPLKTFSPKQIVDVRVLGIHDARNHRFLPISHRSGKTLVFELSAKPSDQTESAQDPVSLDKIKVGSSWLAFVNNVGVDCLWVNISPNVRGRISALDVSDDVSLLKDLAANFPIGSAIRVHVKGVDVETNRLDLSARSSQDSEALTFDKLSQGMIVPGKVTRVNERQVMVQLTDSISAPINLTDLCDDYSEADPSKYSKNDIVRVCVTDIDVPNKRVRLSTRASRVMNSSAAVQDPEISSISQLKVNDIVRGFVKHVADKGLFVNLGGNVTAYVRISDLSDSYIKDWKSEFQVDQLVKGKVTVVDEVLNHVQLSLKPSVIDKDYVAPLTFNDIQVNQVVTGKIRKVEDFGVFIVVDGSANVSGLCHQSEMAEKRVHDVKKLYSEGDAVKAIVLKMDTEKKRISFSMKASHFEDGNESDDESDDDGVDGVKLDSMDIDDDDDDDDDSEGGIDLDDVQDLESAAEDGDEASDSDEEMPDAEGDVPALSAGGFDWSADLLDQADGQSNVDSDDEGTEEKPKKKKRKAEIKVDRTGDLDANGPQSISDFERLLLGQPDSSSLWTQYMAFQMQLSELGKAREIAERAIKTINMREETEKLNIWLALLNLEIAYGSDETVEAVFKRACQYNDAQEVHERLASIYIQSGKNKKADELFQALTKKFSQSPTVWVNYAHFLFNTLGAPDRGRALLPRATQSLPPHTHLPLTLKFAALEFRSEHGSPERGRTIFEGVLAKWSKRLDIWGQLLDLEIKAGDKSIVRGVFERVARIKGLKPKGAMGWFKRWTEWEEANGDKKSQEKVRAIAEEWVRNRSGKKDDEE; encoded by the exons ATGGCGCCACTTgataagaagagaaagaccGGCCCCACCAATGATTCATTTATGCGATCAAAGAAAACTTCAGAGTCTGATGATCGACCTTCGAAACGACCCAGGgcagaagagaaggaggggaaaaGCACATCTACCACCAAAGTACCACCAGCGACTAAAATTTCAAGAGTCAGGGAGGAGGAAGTGGCATTTCCAAGAGGTGGCGCAAGTGTATTGACTCCATTGGAACATAAACAAATCCAGATTGATGCTACCAGAGATGTTCTATTTGAACAATATGGTGCCAAATCTTCCAAACCTGACGGGGAAGATCAAGAGGGAGCAGATGCTACAaaagtaaagaagaagagcaagggGAAAGGCAAGAGCAAAAAGGCCGCTCATGATAgcgaagttgaagaagagactGTCAAGATTGAAGGATTGAGTTATAAG AGACTAGTTTCGGGCTCTTTAGTTCTTGGCCAGGTGTCCCAGATCAATGCTACAGACATTGCTCTATCACTTCCTAATAACCTGACGGGCTATGTACCCATTACTGCGATCTCGGACAAAGTTACAGAACGGGTTGAGGCGATTGCGGCCgctgaggaagatgatgcagATGATGAAGTCGAGGTGGAGGATATTGACTTGAAGAAAATGTTTTCTCTGGGGCAATACCTAAGGGCATATGTTGTTTCTACCAGCGATGATACAAATACAGCCACACTaggaaaaggaaaacgaAGAATCGAACTATCCCTTCGGCCACAACATGCCAATAATGGCGTCACTCCACAAAAtctcatcaacaacaccacTTTGATGGCATCTGTCACAAGTGTCGAAGATCATGGTTTAATTATGAACATTGGACTTGAAGATACTGGCATTCGTGGTTTCATGGGCGCAAAAGACATTGGCTACGAAGTAGTATTGGCTGATGTGCAAGAAGGCGCAGTGTTCTTGTGCATGGTCACTGGTCTGAGTTCTAACGGGAAGACAGTCAAGTTATGCGCAGACACTCAGAAGATTGGCAATGTGAAGAAATCGAACTATCTCACAGATGCTCCAACGGTTGACGCCTTTCTTCCAGGAACTGCGGTTGAAACCTTGATCGTTGATGTCAGCTCCAGAGGCCTTACTGGAAAGGTCATGGGTATGGTTGATGTTACTGCAGATTTGATGCATTCTGGAACTAGTGTCATGAACCAGGAGctagaaaagaaattcaagattgGTGCTAAGGTCAGAGGTAGAGTTATCTGCACCTTTCCAAATTCGGATCCTCAAAAACTTGGTATCTCTCTTCTTGACCATGTTACGTCCTTGACACAACAGCAAGCGGGAAAGCCCGGAAACAAAGTAAATCCACTTGACACCCTACCTTTGTCTACCATCGTCGAAGAAGTCACGATCAAGAAAGTCGAATCTGGAGTCGGTCTTTTTGTGGATGTCGGAATCAAAGGGATTCCTGGGTTCGTTCACATCTCTAGAGTTAAGGACGGCAAGATAGAGACATTGGAAGAAACAACGGGGCCATATAAGGTAGGCTCGGTCCACCGTGGTCGTGTCCTTGGTTACAATTCTCTTGATGGTGTATATCTCATTTCTTTGGAGAAAAGTGTTCTGGAACAGCCATACTTGCGAAtcgaagatttgaagattggagaGGTTGTAAAAGGAAAGGTCGAAAAGCTCATTGTTAATGACAAAGGTGTCGGCGGACTACTGGTTAATTTGGCCGAAAACATCTCTGGACTTGTTCCGGAAACTCACCTGGCAGATATACAATTGCTTCACcccgaaaagaaatttaaggAAGGAATGGCCGTTACGGCACGTGTTCTATCTACAGATCCTGGAAAACGACAAATTCGATTAACGCTCAAGAAAACTCTCGTCAATTCCGAGTCACCTGCTTTAGTCTCGTATGATGACATAACTGTCGGGATGCAAAGTCCTGGTACTATTGTGAACATCTTGAATACTGGTGCGGTAGTTCAGTTTTATGGCAATGTTCGAGGGTTTTTGCCCGTCTCGGAAATGAGTGAGGCCTACATACAGGACCCTAACcaacatttcaaaattggACAAGTCGTCAACGTTCATGTTTTGAAGGTCGACCCCGAGGCCAAGAAGTTAACTGTTTCTTGCAAAGATCCTTCCGTCTTTGGGCTAGCACAGCAGAATGCGTTGAAGAACCTCAAAATTGGCGAGATTGTGTCCGCTCTCGTCATAGAAAAGTCGAACGACGACATTTCTGTCGAGATCCAAGGACTTGGGTTGAAAGCGATACTACCTGTCGGTCATCTTACTGATGGATCTGAGAACAAAAGCCGTTCTTCGTTCAAGAACATTCGTGTTGGTCAAGTATTGTCAGATCTTGCTGTACTAGATAAGCTGGAGCCAAAACGTTTGATCGTCTTGACGAATAAGCCTGCACTTGTTAAGGCCGCGCAGAATAAGACTTTGCTGAGAATGTTCGACGACgtcaaggagaagaagacagTACATGGATTCGTTAAAAACATAACATTAACAGCAGTTTTTGTGCAATTTGGAGGCGGTCTTACAGGGCTTTTGCCCAAAAATAAGATACCCGAGAAAAACCTTCGTTTACCAGACTTTGGATTTAAAAAATACCAAACAATAGAGGTTAAGGTTCTCACTATCGACCATGGACAACGAAGATTTCTTCTATCTATGGCTGATGCTACTTCCGACAAAAAGTCGAATGAGCCTTTAGCCCCTGGTGCCAATCAGGAAGCTGTGAATCCTATCGATGAAACTATCAAGAGTATTGAAGACATTACACTTGGCCGCCTTACGAAGGCAAGGGTTTCTTCTGTTAAGGATACCCAAGTAAATGTGCAACTTGCCGATAACATCCAAGGTCGAATTGATGTGTCACAAGCTTTTGACTCTTGGTCGGACATTAAATCCAAAAAGCAGCCTCTCAAGACATTCTCGCCGAAGCAAATTGTCGATGTTCGTGTTTTAGGAATACACGATGCGCGTAACCATCGTTTCTTACCTATCAGTCACAGATCTGGCAAGACCTTAGTCTTTGAACTATCTGCTAAGCCCAGCGATCAAACTGAGTCTGCACAAGATCCTGTGTCTTTGGACAAAATTAAAGTTGGCTCTTCTTGGTTAGCATTTGTTAATAATGTTGGAGTCGATTGCCTTTGGGTAAACATATCTCCCAACGTGCGTGGCCGTATCAGCGCTCTGGATGTATCAGATGATGTATCATTACTCAAGGACCTAGCAGCAAACTTTCCCATTGGATCTGCCATTCGGGTTCACGTCAAGGGCGTGGATGTTGAAACAAACCGTCTGGATTTGTCTGCCCGCTCTAGTCAAGATTCCGAAGCCCTTACTTTTGACAAGCTAAGCCAAGGCATGATCGTACCAGGAAAAGTGACCAGAGTCAATGAAAGACAGGTCATGGTACAGCTTACTGATAGCATCTCTGCACCAATAAACCTTACAGACCTCTGCGACGACTATTCAGAAGCtgatccttccaaatactCTAAGAATGACATCGTTCGTGTTTGCGTTACTGACATCGATGTTCCAAACAAACGCGTTCGATTATCGACTAGAGCCTCAAGAGTGATGAATTCGTCAGCGGCAGTTCAAGATCCAGAAATCTCATCCATTTCACAACTGAAAGTAAATGACATTGTGCGCGGGTTCGTCAAACACGTTGCTGACAAGGGACTGTTTGTCAACTTGGGGGGTAATGTGACAGCGTACGTTCGAATTTCAGACCTTTCGGACTCTTATATCAAAGACTGGAAATCCGAATTCCAGGTTGACCAATTGGTTAAAGGCAAAGTCACAGTTGTCGACGAAGTTTTGAACCATGTTCAATTGAGTCTTAAGCCTTCTGTTATCGACAAAGATTACGTTGCGCCTTTAACCTTCAACGATATCCAAGTGAACCAAGTGGTTACCGGAAAAATTCGTAAAGTCGAGGATTTTGGTGTCTTTATTGTTGTCGATGGCTCTGCAAACGTGAGCGGCCTTTGCCACCAAAGTGAAATGGCCGAAAAGCGTGTCCACGACGTCAAAAAACTGTACTCTGAAGGTGATGCGGTCAAAGCTATCGTATTGAAGATGGACACCGAGAAGAAACGCATCAGTTTCTCTATGAAGGCTTCACACTTTGAGGACGGAAACGAGTCTGACGATGAGAGTGATGATGACGGTGTGGATGGCGTCAAGCTTGACAGCATGGAcatcgatgatgatgacgacgatgacgatgacaGTGAAGGCGGTATTGACCTTGATGATGTGCAAGACCTTGAAAGTGCCGCAGAAGACGGAGATGAAGCCTCGGACTCTGACGAAGAAATGCCTGATGCTGAAGGCGACGTCCCCGCTCTTAGCGCCGGCGGATTTGATTGGTCTGCTGATCTCCTGGACCAGGCTGATGGCCAATCCAATGTAGATTCCGATGACGAAGGCACCGAAGAGAAGcccaaaaagaagaagagaaaggctgAGATCAAGGTCGATAGAACAGGTGACCTTGATGCCAATGGACCGCAATCTATCAGTGACTTCGAGCGCCTGCTTTTGGGTCAGCCAGACTCTTCCAGTCTCTGGACCCAGTACATGGCTTTCCAGATGCAACTCAGCGAGCTCGGCAAGGCCAGAGAGATTGCTGAGCGTGCCATCAAAACTATCAACATGCGCGAGGAGACTGAGAAGCTCAATATCTGGCTCGCTCTTCTCAATCTGGAGATTGCATACGGAAGTGATGAAACTGTCGAAGCTGTGTTTAAGCGAGCTTGCCAGTACAACGATGCCCAAGAGGTTCACGAGAGATTGGCTAGTATCTATATTCAATCCGGCAAAAACAAG AAAGCCGACGAACTCTTCCAAGCTCTCACTAAGAAATTTTCACAATCTCCCACCGTATGGGTCAATTATGCACACTTCCTTTTCAATACTCTCGGAGCCCCTGATCGTGGTCGTGCTCTTCTTCCACGTGCAACTCAGTCTCTTCCTCCACACACTCATCTTCCCTTGACACTCAAATTTGCAGCTCTAGAGTTCCGTTCTGAACACGGCTCTCCGGAACGTGGACGCACAATTTTCGAGGGTGTTTTGGCAAAGTGGAGTAAACGATTGGATATCTGGGGTCAGCTTTTGGATCTGGAAATAAAGGCAGGGGATAAGAGCATTGTTAGGGGTGTGTTTGAACGGGTAGCTCGAATCAAGGGATTAAAACCCAAGGGTGCGATGGGGTGGTTCAAAAGATGGACCGAGTGGGAGGAGGCTAATGGTGACAAAAAGTCACAAGAGAAAGTAAGAGCGATCGCTGAGGAGTGGGTGAGAAATAGGTCTGGGAagaaggatgatgaggagtGA
- the Bctif3 gene encoding Bctif3, translated as MAPKKKEQQKMSLGTFLADEKLGSWADEMEDMPVSDSRPSGYGGSSNERRTYSSTTGTYGNNAGGYSVREELPLPDKPPYTVHLGNLSFDATVGDVNEFFVGCECINVRIIEDKMEMKPKGFGYAEFGSLEGLKSALTLNQTQFQGRNIRISVADPPKDRGDRPDVRELGDWSRKGPLPDLPGRGGERRPSDRGYQSSRFGEEGGERRAPREPESDGKVRDFGNWERKGPLSPLAQQERAPREGGRPRTNDGPRAEGFRDRKASPAAWGEGRSQGQGSGSQEGSRPPRREFQERPVAERAPTAADQDNQWRSKMRPDPPAAPAAKSPVLSREGSEAPASPALPSAPAGGRPRLNLAKRTVSEAPADSSSSSAAGDAKASPFGAARPIDTAAKEKEIEEKRQQAIREKKDADEKAKQEREAAKAKETEDNEKKVETLQHEGEEATKEGETIETENANGEIVDDKAVKPKEIVRDAKPKPSDTGAWRRPSGPKPPRDDIPRGPKGRGDYAPRGPRHNDGGRNQRQNQNGGGQNANAPTQNPAATTETAVMEEDGWSTVSKPKKNNRGGNAGQRAIAS; from the exons ATGG CTCCTAAGAAGAAGGAACAGCAGAAGATGTCCCTCGGGACCTTCTTGGCTGACGAGA AGTTGGGATCATGGGCCGATGAGATGGAGGATATGCCAGTTT CCG ACTCACGCCCTTCTGGATATGGTGGAAGTAGCAACGAGAGACGTACCTATAGCTCTACTACTGGTACTTATGGCAACAATGCTGGAG GTTATTCCGTTCGCGAGGAACTCCCTCTTCCAGATAAGCCACCCTACACTGTTCATCTTGGAAACCTTTCATTCGATGCCACTGTCGGCGATGTTAACGAATTTTTCGTCGGCTGCGAATGTATCAACGTTCGCATCATTGAGGacaagatggagatgaagccCAAGGGATTCGGATATGCAGAATTTGGCTCTTTGGAAGGTCTCAAGTCCGCCTTGACTTTGAACCAAACCCAGTTCCAAGGACGTAACATTAGAATCAGTGTTGCTGATCCTC CGAAGGATCGTGGTGACCGTCCAGATGTACGAGAGCTCGGAGACTGGAGTAGAAAGGGGCCCCTACCTGATTTACCGGGCCGTGGAGGAGAACGTCGTCCTTCGGACCGAGGATACCAATCTAGCCGTTTTGGCGAGGAAGGTGGCGAGCGTAGAGCCCCCCGTGAGCCCGAAAGCGATGGCAAGGTTCGAGACTTTGGAAACTGGGAACGAAAGGGTCCACTCTCACCCCTCGCCCAACAAGAGCGGGCCCCAAGAGAAGGTGGCCGACCACGAACAAACGATGGACCAAGAGCCGAAGGTTTCAGAGACCGCAAAGCTTCACCAGCTGCTTGGGGTGAAGGTAGATCTCAAGGTCAAGGCTCTGGCTCGCAAGAAGGATCGAGACCACCCAGACGTGAGTTTCAAGAGCGACCTGTCGCCGAGCGCGCGCCCACCGCCGCCGATCAAGACAACCAATGGCGTAGCAAAATGCGACCTGACCCACCAGCTGCACCAGCTGCAAAGTCACCTGTTCTATCTCGTGAAGGGAGCGAGGCCCCAGCTTCTCCAGCCCTCCCATCTGCCCCAGCTGGTGGTAGACCAAGATTGAACCTTGCAAAGCGCACCGTTTCCGAGGCCCCTGCTGACTCGTCCTCGTCATCTGCCGCAGGTGATGCGAAGGCAAGTCCATTTGGAGCAGCTCGTCCAATCGATACTGCCgccaaggagaaggaaattgAGGAAAAGCGACAACAAGCCAtcagagagaagaaggatgctGATGAAAAGGCCAAGCAGGAGAGAGAGGCTGCAAAGGCTAAGGAGACTGAGGATAACGAGAAGAAAGTTGAGACCCTACAACATGAAGGCGAGGAAGCAACAAAGGAAGGAGAGACAATTGAAACCGAGAATGCAAACGGCGAGATTGTTGACGATAAAGCAGTCAAACCAAAAGAGATTGTTAGGGATGCCAAACCAAAACCATCTGACACTGGAGCCTGGAGACGCCCATCTGGACCTAAACCACCCAGGGATGACATCCCAAGAGGACCCAAGGGTAGAGGTGATTATGCACCAAGAGGCCCAAGACACAATGATGGAGGAAGGAACCAAagacaaaatcaaaatggtgGTGGACAAAATGCGAATGCACCAACCCAAAACCCTGCTGCTACAACCGAAACTGCAGTCATGGAAGAGGATGGCTGGAGCACAGTATCTAAACCCAAGAAAAATAACCGTGGTGGTAACGCAGGCCAACGTGCTATTGCTTCTTAG